The Alphaproteobacteria bacterium genome has a segment encoding these proteins:
- a CDS encoding serine/threonine dehydratase yields MTFTPIHPSEIENAHKRISPYLIRTPLMESQRLNNWLGHRLLFKMESFQRIGAFKARGALNTLLTLKEQGHLPKHVVAFSSGNHGQAVAWAGSMLDIKTTVILPEFTSKIKQQATRGYGADVILTKTRKEAEALCAEFAKQGAYFIHPFDNDNVIAGQGTACYEALLDGPKPDAIFVTCSGGGWVSGTLLASQLLCPDVPLYAGEPLQANDASRSYQSGEIFRFHDSPPTIADGARTLSITDRTFFYLKQLAGFFDIPEQDIIYWTQWLYQLLKVSVEPTSAVAMAAASQWLKTQTTPKTLLVMISGGNIAPETHRIIWEKSYLENTPGA; encoded by the coding sequence ATGACCTTTACCCCTATCCATCCATCAGAAATCGAAAACGCGCATAAACGTATTTCACCCTACCTTATTCGCACCCCCCTTATGGAGTCACAACGGCTTAATAACTGGCTTGGGCACCGCCTGCTGTTTAAGATGGAATCCTTTCAACGCATTGGCGCATTTAAGGCGCGTGGTGCGTTAAATACGTTACTGACGCTCAAAGAACAAGGACATTTGCCAAAGCATGTGGTCGCGTTTAGTTCTGGCAACCATGGCCAGGCGGTTGCCTGGGCTGGGAGCATGCTTGATATCAAAACCACCGTTATCCTGCCAGAATTCACGTCGAAAATTAAACAACAGGCGACCCGAGGCTACGGAGCCGATGTCATCCTAACCAAAACCCGCAAGGAGGCCGAAGCCCTCTGCGCTGAGTTTGCTAAACAGGGTGCTTACTTTATCCATCCTTTCGACAATGATAATGTCATTGCTGGCCAGGGAACGGCCTGCTATGAGGCCTTATTAGACGGGCCTAAGCCTGATGCTATTTTTGTCACCTGCAGTGGCGGCGGTTGGGTTTCAGGAACCCTGCTTGCCTCGCAGCTTCTATGCCCTGATGTCCCCCTGTACGCAGGTGAACCTTTACAAGCCAACGATGCTTCCCGCTCGTATCAAAGCGGCGAAATTTTTCGCTTTCATGATTCGCCGCCTACCATTGCTGATGGCGCACGCACCTTAAGCATCACCGACAGAACCTTCTTTTATCTCAAACAGCTAGCCGGATTTTTTGACATCCCTGAACAAGATATTATCTATTGGACACAGTGGCTTTATCAACTACTGAAAGTTTCTGTTGAACCAACCTCCGCGGTCGCCATGGCCGCTGCCAGCCAATGGCTTAAAACCCAAACCACGCCCAAAACGCTGCTGGTGATGATTTCTGGTGGTAATATTGCCCCAGAGACCCACCGCATTATCTGGGAAAAAAGTTACTTGGAAAACACGCCTGGAGCTTAA
- a CDS encoding SDR family oxidoreductase, producing MISTQAGSLFCFGYGYTASSLAQRLRPRGWKIAGTLRNSDKAKQAHNVLDEVFLWPNQDNNNESKAWVFPAGITHVLLSIPPVNGQDIVYPAMIDALKKLPHLTWVGYLSTTGVYGDHLGEWVTEETPVNPPNTRTQARVQAEQSWLNSGLPTQVFRLSGIYGPGSSAFDALLDGTARRIDKPGQVFSRIHVEDIAQTLWASMQKPNPGRIYNLADDEPCPQHEVVAYAASLLGMAPPPLVAFDEADLSEMARSFYQSNRRVANKRMKEELGVDLAYPSYKDGLLAIYKQSTTPL from the coding sequence ATGATTTCTACACAAGCTGGGTCTTTATTTTGTTTTGGTTATGGATATACCGCCTCAAGCCTTGCGCAAAGGTTAAGACCACGTGGCTGGAAAATAGCTGGCACACTAAGAAATAGTGATAAAGCAAAGCAGGCCCATAACGTATTGGATGAGGTGTTCCTCTGGCCAAATCAAGATAACAATAATGAGTCCAAAGCATGGGTATTCCCTGCAGGCATCACACATGTTTTGCTTTCCATTCCTCCCGTCAATGGCCAGGATATTGTGTACCCTGCCATGATTGATGCGTTAAAAAAACTCCCGCATCTAACATGGGTTGGTTACTTATCAACTACCGGTGTTTATGGCGATCATCTGGGGGAGTGGGTGACAGAAGAAACACCGGTTAATCCGCCCAATACGAGAACGCAAGCGCGTGTGCAGGCAGAACAATCATGGCTGAATTCGGGTTTGCCAACGCAGGTATTTAGACTCTCTGGTATATATGGGCCTGGTAGCAGTGCCTTTGACGCATTACTGGATGGAACGGCCAGGCGTATTGATAAACCAGGGCAGGTTTTTTCACGCATTCATGTCGAGGATATCGCCCAGACCCTATGGGCTTCCATGCAAAAACCTAACCCAGGCCGTATCTATAATCTGGCTGACGACGAACCATGCCCACAGCATGAGGTCGTTGCTTATGCAGCTTCGTTATTAGGAATGGCACCGCCGCCATTGGTTGCTTTTGACGAGGCTGATTTATCGGAAATGGCGAGAAGTTTTTATCAGAGTAACCGCCGTGTAGCAAATAAACGAATGAAGGAAGAACTAGGCGTGGACTTGGCTTATCCCAGTTATAAGGACGGACTTTTGGCAATCTATAAGCAATCTACCACGCCTCTTTAA
- a CDS encoding YraN family protein: MPFSHKHRAYRFGITAEWLVMVFYFIQGYRLVCWRYRCSYGEIDLVFKRGTLLIFIEVKARRNSHETVEKTIGYKQRRRIKRAAQFFIATHPRFHHFSYRIDAILISRHGKSSWIKEAW; encoded by the coding sequence ATGCCATTTTCCCACAAACATCGAGCCTATCGTTTTGGAATCACCGCGGAATGGCTGGTGATGGTTTTTTATTTTATACAAGGCTATCGCCTCGTCTGCTGGCGCTATCGGTGTTCTTATGGCGAAATTGATTTAGTGTTTAAGCGTGGCACATTATTGATTTTTATCGAAGTAAAGGCACGCAGAAACAGTCACGAAACGGTTGAAAAAACGATTGGCTATAAACAACGGCGACGCATTAAACGCGCCGCCCAGTTTTTTATAGCCACCCATCCTCGCTTTCATCATTTTAGCTACAGGATCGATGCCATTCTCATTTCACGCCATGGCAAATCGAGTTGGATTAAAGAGGCGTGGTAG
- the rsmI gene encoding 16S rRNA (cytidine(1402)-2'-O)-methyltransferase — protein sequence MIDQSKLSPGLYLVALPIGNANDITLRALDTLKRVDIIACEDTRTTDRLLKHHAIQASMTCYNDHSTDRDRNHLLHLINDGKAVALVSDAGTPLISDPGYKLVVDAYEQHIPVVSLPGPCALIMALTLSGLPSNRFLFEGFLPSKEKARRDHLEAIKHYEGTLIFYESPNRVGESLKDMADILGGRDAALLRELTKTYEEIQRSPLPELYDFYEKKGNPKGEVVIIVGPPLPKTHEVTGLVQVDVTAMLTLLLKTQSLKDAVAMTVQLTGLGKNDVYQLALTLKGD from the coding sequence ATGATTGATCAAAGTAAACTCTCCCCTGGACTTTATCTCGTAGCTCTACCTATTGGTAACGCCAACGATATTACCCTGCGCGCACTCGATACCCTTAAACGGGTTGATATCATCGCCTGCGAAGATACCCGTACCACGGACAGGCTTCTCAAGCATCACGCTATCCAGGCCAGTATGACCTGTTATAACGACCATTCCACCGACCGCGACCGCAACCATCTCTTGCATTTGATCAATGATGGCAAAGCCGTGGCGCTGGTTTCCGATGCTGGAACGCCGCTTATTTCTGACCCTGGTTATAAATTAGTTGTGGATGCCTATGAACAACATATTCCGGTTGTATCACTGCCGGGACCATGCGCGTTAATTATGGCATTAACGCTTTCGGGATTGCCTTCCAACCGTTTTTTGTTTGAAGGTTTCTTACCGAGTAAAGAAAAGGCCAGGCGTGATCATTTGGAAGCCATCAAACATTATGAAGGAACACTTATTTTTTACGAATCTCCTAATCGTGTTGGCGAATCGTTAAAAGACATGGCTGACATACTCGGTGGACGTGATGCCGCGTTACTGCGCGAACTCACCAAAACCTATGAAGAAATTCAACGCAGCCCCCTGCCTGAACTGTATGATTTTTATGAAAAGAAGGGCAACCCTAAAGGCGAAGTTGTTATCATCGTTGGCCCTCCCCTTCCCAAAACACATGAAGTCACTGGATTAGTCCAGGTTGACGTAACCGCCATGCTCACGTTGCTGCTTAAAACGCAGAGTTTAAAAGATGCCGTGGCGATGACCGTGCAGTTAACGGGCCTAGGTAAAAATGATGTGTATCAATTAGCGCTGACGCTCAAAGGGGACTAG
- a CDS encoding penicillin-binding protein activator, which produces MNKRLKAIAILGVSLLLLAVAKPVYATEQATEGQVSPVTTPLTTLTPIYNPAPAHKVTGPFSIVPLQYEASLVVPNPLFDRRVKIAMLLPLSGPKAPIGQALLDAATLALFDMNRQDISIFPYDTKDSDEEAKSALEKAKNDGVHMIIGPVFSSATKAITPAARTLDIPVLSFTNDVAAAQAGIYALGADPRQQIERITDYAIDQGYTNFYVLAPGDAYGNAVANEVQKVTSLRNAKVAHTELFSGKPELLDAALKRFVTLLDKTQKSAIVIPVGGDSLTKIAAYLDANLKDRQNIKILGSSQWESSKIQSQSLLQGAWYPASDPDQIKRFYGRFKEVFNSEPPRLASMAYDALPLAFTAAKRADGKVVLTNSQGFIGIDGIIRLGMDGTTQRGFAIVEVTESGGRVIDRSPVNF; this is translated from the coding sequence ATGAATAAACGACTCAAAGCAATAGCGATTCTTGGTGTATCACTTCTATTACTGGCTGTGGCTAAGCCTGTTTATGCAACCGAACAGGCAACAGAAGGGCAGGTAAGTCCAGTGACAACCCCACTAACAACCCTTACCCCTATTTATAATCCTGCACCTGCACACAAGGTGACTGGACCATTTTCAATCGTGCCCCTGCAATACGAAGCATCACTGGTGGTGCCGAATCCTCTGTTTGATCGCAGGGTTAAAATTGCTATGTTGCTGCCACTTTCTGGCCCTAAAGCTCCGATTGGTCAGGCGTTGCTGGATGCCGCCACTCTGGCTCTATTCGACATGAACCGTCAGGATATCAGTATTTTTCCCTATGATACCAAAGACAGCGATGAAGAAGCCAAATCCGCTTTAGAAAAAGCAAAAAACGATGGAGTCCACATGATCATCGGCCCGGTATTCAGTTCGGCCACCAAAGCAATTACGCCTGCGGCAAGAACGCTGGATATTCCGGTCTTATCATTCACCAATGATGTTGCTGCTGCCCAGGCTGGTATTTATGCCTTAGGGGCCGACCCCCGCCAGCAGATTGAACGGATTACCGATTATGCGATTGATCAGGGCTATACTAATTTTTATGTATTGGCGCCAGGTGATGCGTATGGTAATGCGGTTGCCAATGAAGTTCAGAAAGTAACTAGCTTGCGTAATGCAAAAGTGGCCCATACCGAATTATTTTCCGGCAAGCCTGAGTTACTGGATGCTGCATTAAAACGTTTTGTTACGCTTCTAGATAAAACGCAAAAATCAGCCATAGTGATACCCGTAGGTGGAGATAGCCTTACTAAAATTGCAGCATATTTAGATGCCAATCTTAAGGATCGCCAGAATATTAAAATACTAGGCAGTTCCCAATGGGAATCGAGTAAAATTCAATCGCAATCGTTGCTCCAAGGCGCATGGTACCCAGCATCAGATCCCGACCAGATTAAACGTTTTTATGGACGGTTTAAGGAGGTGTTTAATAGCGAACCACCGAGGTTGGCATCGATGGCTTATGATGCGCTTCCTCTGGCGTTCACGGCAGCTAAACGCGCAGATGGAAAAGTGGTGCTTACGAATTCACAAGGATTTATCGGAATTGATGGTATCATACGATTAGGGATGGATGGAACCACACAACGTGGTTTCGCGATTGTTGAAGTCACTGAATCGGGTGGAAGGGTTATAGATCGCTCACCTGTCAATTTTTAA
- a CDS encoding MBL fold metallo-hydrolase, giving the protein MVSITFLGATETVTGSKYLVECSGKKILVDCGLFQGLKELRLRNWDRLPIDPRHIDAVILTHAHLDHSGYLPLLVKQGFRGKVFATPATRDLCKILLPDSGYIQESDAERANRYHYTKHHPAKPLYTKEDAEDCLQNIEAVDYGHEILLGEQLSFHYTHVGHILGAAFITLKTPKGTMVFSGDIGRANDPLLLDPEYYPGSDYLVMESTYGNRLHDPLPAKDQLADVINQTTARGGSIIIPSFAVGRAQLLLLLCDQLKQEGRIHKDLPVFLDSPMAVDVTNLMQTHRSGHKLTNQECAHMCKTATYINTKEESISLDQLTMPAVIISASGMATGGRVLHHLVHFAPDPKNTILLAGFQATGTRGERLQRGEKEIRIYGQMIPVRAKVEVLDNVSAHADYEELLAWLSHAKKAPKQVFITHGEKSAAESFKAKVEARFGWHVDIPIYQETFTL; this is encoded by the coding sequence ATGGTTAGCATTACGTTTTTAGGCGCAACGGAGACGGTTACAGGTTCAAAATATTTAGTAGAATGTTCTGGAAAAAAAATATTGGTTGATTGCGGGTTGTTTCAGGGGCTGAAAGAACTTCGCTTACGAAACTGGGACCGGTTACCTATTGATCCTCGCCATATTGATGCTGTCATATTAACCCATGCTCACCTTGATCATAGTGGTTATTTACCTCTTTTGGTTAAGCAAGGATTTCGGGGAAAGGTTTTTGCAACGCCGGCAACACGTGATTTATGCAAGATATTATTACCCGACAGCGGTTACATACAAGAAAGTGATGCGGAACGCGCAAATCGCTACCATTATACAAAGCATCATCCTGCTAAACCACTTTATACGAAAGAAGACGCAGAGGATTGTTTACAGAATATTGAAGCCGTTGACTATGGTCATGAGATATTATTGGGTGAGCAGCTTTCCTTTCATTATACGCATGTAGGGCATATTTTAGGTGCGGCATTTATAACCTTAAAAACACCTAAAGGAACAATGGTGTTTTCAGGGGATATAGGTCGAGCCAACGACCCATTGTTACTAGACCCAGAATATTATCCTGGAAGCGATTATCTCGTTATGGAATCAACGTATGGAAACCGGCTTCATGACCCACTTCCAGCTAAAGATCAACTGGCGGACGTGATTAATCAAACCACGGCGCGCGGTGGAAGTATTATTATTCCGTCATTTGCTGTAGGTCGTGCACAATTATTATTATTGTTATGTGACCAACTTAAACAAGAGGGCAGAATTCATAAAGACCTTCCTGTTTTTCTGGATAGTCCAATGGCGGTTGATGTGACTAACCTCATGCAGACCCACAGGAGTGGGCATAAGCTTACGAATCAGGAATGTGCCCACATGTGTAAAACGGCTACCTATATCAACACCAAGGAAGAATCAATATCGCTGGATCAATTGACAATGCCTGCGGTGATTATATCGGCCAGTGGTATGGCAACCGGTGGGAGGGTGCTCCACCATTTGGTTCATTTTGCACCCGATCCCAAGAACACGATATTACTGGCTGGGTTCCAGGCAACAGGAACCAGGGGAGAGCGATTGCAACGAGGAGAAAAGGAAATCAGGATATACGGACAAATGATTCCGGTGCGAGCTAAGGTTGAAGTGCTAGACAATGTTTCGGCACATGCCGATTACGAAGAACTGCTTGCCTGGTTGTCTCACGCTAAGAAGGCTCCCAAACAAGTCTTTATCACCCACGGCGAAAAATCGGCAGCGGAAAGTTTTAAAGCCAAAGTTGAAGCGCGTTTTGGCTGGCATGTTGACATTCCTATTTATCAAGAAACCTTTACTTTATGA
- a CDS encoding thymidine phosphorylase family protein has product MLKLKRLGIDTYKEHVVYLRRDSHVCLAEGFEVHTRVLITYKGKEISATLQLVDSDILSTDQVSVCEYSWRYLDAEEGQTIQISHAHPAASLGYVRSKMYGNNLSYGQLKAIIDDITLGHYTDIMISAFLTSCVGGRLNSKEVIDLTQAMINTGDHLHWSQAMIVDKHCVGGIPGNRTTPIVVPIVTSLGFIMPKTSSRSITSPAGTADTMEVFTNVDLSLEDMRRVVNQEGGCIIWGGSASLSPADDILIRVERVLDIDSEGQLIASVLSKKIAAGSTHVVIDIPIGATAKVRGQHMADNLKSLFATVGQALGIGVKIMISDGSQPVGRGMGPALEARDVLAVLENNVNAPQDLRDRALMIAGHIIEFSSQYAPGQGYKVAEQVLTSGQALRKFKAICLAQGGMRDIPVAPFSYPITSRTHGKVSIIDNRRIAMVAKLAGAPNDKAAGVDLHVRLHQPVLKGDVLFTIHSQTHGQLQYVLDFMSKNETIVQVAQV; this is encoded by the coding sequence ATGCTGAAACTGAAGCGGTTGGGCATCGATACGTATAAGGAGCATGTTGTCTACCTGCGCCGTGATTCGCATGTATGCCTTGCTGAAGGATTCGAGGTTCATACCAGGGTACTGATTACCTATAAGGGGAAAGAAATTTCGGCAACCTTGCAATTGGTGGATTCAGATATTTTAAGCACGGATCAGGTGAGTGTTTGTGAGTATAGTTGGCGATATTTAGACGCTGAGGAAGGCCAAACCATTCAAATCAGCCATGCTCACCCGGCAGCCTCGCTTGGTTATGTACGCTCAAAAATGTATGGTAACAATTTGTCCTATGGACAATTAAAGGCAATTATCGATGATATAACGCTTGGTCATTATACCGATATTATGATTTCGGCCTTTTTAACATCCTGTGTCGGTGGCCGTTTAAATAGCAAGGAAGTGATTGATTTAACGCAGGCAATGATCAATACAGGCGATCATCTGCATTGGAGTCAAGCGATGATTGTTGATAAACATTGCGTTGGTGGAATCCCCGGGAATAGGACGACTCCGATCGTGGTGCCGATTGTGACGTCACTTGGTTTCATCATGCCTAAAACATCATCGCGCTCGATTACATCGCCTGCAGGTACTGCCGATACTATGGAGGTGTTTACCAATGTCGATCTTTCGCTAGAGGATATGCGTCGTGTGGTCAATCAGGAGGGGGGGTGTATTATTTGGGGAGGATCCGCATCGCTGAGTCCCGCTGATGATATCTTAATCAGGGTGGAACGGGTTTTAGATATTGATAGTGAAGGCCAGTTAATTGCTTCGGTGCTTTCTAAAAAAATTGCGGCAGGTTCAACCCATGTGGTGATTGATATACCGATTGGGGCAACAGCGAAAGTGCGCGGACAACACATGGCAGACAATTTAAAATCGTTATTTGCCACGGTTGGACAAGCATTGGGAATTGGAGTCAAGATTATGATTTCGGACGGTAGCCAGCCGGTGGGTAGGGGAATGGGCCCGGCACTGGAAGCGCGGGATGTCTTGGCGGTCCTTGAAAATAATGTCAATGCCCCACAGGATCTGCGTGATCGTGCATTAATGATAGCTGGCCATATTATTGAATTTTCTTCCCAATATGCGCCTGGGCAAGGGTATAAAGTAGCTGAGCAGGTGTTAACCTCTGGCCAGGCCTTGAGAAAATTTAAAGCAATTTGCCTTGCACAGGGGGGAATGCGTGACATTCCAGTTGCTCCTTTCTCATATCCGATAACGTCTAGGACGCATGGAAAAGTGTCCATCATTGATAATCGCCGTATTGCCATGGTTGCTAAACTGGCTGGCGCACCGAATGATAAAGCCGCAGGTGTTGATTTGCATGTCAGGCTTCACCAGCCGGTACTCAAAGGGGATGTGTTGTTTACTATCCATTCCCAGACACACGGGCAACTGCAGTATGTCCTTGATTTTATGAGTAAAAATGAGACGATTGTGCAGGTGGCACAGGTTTAG
- a CDS encoding ribose-phosphate pyrophosphokinase — protein MMPIILAWPDSKGMAQSLSLQLGIPCGDYAFHHFPDGESLPTIQTPVKGDEVIVVANLYQPDSKLWYLILLAETLRQLGATRVGLVAPYLGYMRQDTQFHPGEGVTSRIAATYLSKAFDWLVTVDPHLHRIHDLSEIYTIPTHNVHAASAIVTWIQSNVSHALLIGPDEESRQWVAELAQLGQLPFQVLTKERFGDHEVNVSLPRVSEYKNHTPVLVDDIISTAHTMIETVKHLQLLELKPAICIGTHPVFAEDAYQRLLATGVKSIITCNTIEHSSNQIDLSPLIARVIGKQ, from the coding sequence ATGATGCCGATAATATTAGCATGGCCTGATTCTAAAGGGATGGCACAAAGCCTGTCGTTACAGCTAGGTATTCCGTGTGGAGATTATGCATTCCATCACTTTCCTGATGGTGAATCGCTGCCAACCATCCAAACACCAGTCAAAGGTGACGAGGTGATCGTGGTAGCAAATCTTTATCAGCCCGATTCAAAATTATGGTACCTCATATTATTGGCTGAAACTCTGCGCCAATTAGGCGCTACACGGGTTGGATTGGTTGCTCCTTATTTAGGTTATATGCGTCAGGATACGCAATTTCATCCTGGTGAGGGCGTTACCTCGCGGATTGCTGCGACCTATCTTTCGAAAGCCTTTGATTGGTTAGTAACGGTTGATCCGCATTTGCATCGTATCCATGACTTAAGTGAGATATACACGATTCCAACTCACAATGTGCATGCGGCATCGGCGATTGTTACGTGGATTCAATCCAACGTAAGCCATGCGTTGCTTATTGGGCCTGACGAGGAGAGCAGGCAGTGGGTTGCCGAGTTAGCACAGCTGGGGCAGCTTCCTTTCCAGGTGCTCACAAAAGAACGTTTTGGAGATCACGAGGTAAACGTTTCCCTGCCGCGTGTTAGTGAATACAAGAACCATACACCAGTCTTGGTTGATGATATCATTTCTACCGCCCATACGATGATAGAAACAGTGAAACATCTTCAGCTGCTTGAGCTAAAACCTGCGATTTGTATCGGTACGCATCCTGTCTTTGCTGAAGATGCCTATCAACGGTTGTTGGCCACCGGTGTTAAAAGCATTATTACTTGCAATACCATCGAGCACTCAAGTAACCAGATTGATCTGTCCCCACTTATAGCGCGTGTCATCGGTAAGCAGTAA
- a CDS encoding coproporphyrinogen III oxidase: protein MSSSTPFALYIHYPFCLAKCPYCDFNSHVRDKVDHDRWYEAYIEELRYGAGLIPQGEVVSIFFGGGTPSLMPPALTAAIIEEAHKLWNVKENVEITLEANPTSSEKSKFKAFKDAGINRLSLGIQSLNPQDLAFLGRKHSADEARGAIAMAAEIFDNYSFDLIYARPKQQLREWEAELSEALTLAAKHLSLYQLTIEKGTPFYQAYAKHDFEMPGEELAHDFYQLTHAIMEAHGLPAYEISNHAQPGYECQHNLAYWRSLDYLGIGPGAHGRIRSGPVRESFMTIHHPENWLEKVQAHGHGLQQRDVLSQEERLDELLLMGLRLKEGLPLERIEEHLGVSADILFPQARRQLLRDEGLLESQPDILCLTRKGALVLNQVVTFLSTNASP, encoded by the coding sequence ATGTCGTCTAGCACTCCCTTTGCTTTGTATATTCATTACCCATTTTGCCTAGCCAAATGTCCGTATTGCGATTTTAACTCTCATGTGAGAGATAAAGTGGATCATGATCGCTGGTATGAGGCTTATATTGAGGAGTTGCGCTATGGAGCAGGCTTGATACCTCAAGGTGAGGTCGTTAGTATTTTTTTTGGGGGGGGGACTCCTTCGCTTATGCCTCCAGCCCTTACGGCTGCTATCATTGAAGAGGCTCATAAGCTGTGGAACGTGAAGGAAAACGTAGAAATCACCCTGGAAGCCAATCCGACTTCAAGTGAAAAAAGTAAATTCAAAGCATTTAAGGATGCGGGTATTAATAGATTGTCACTCGGCATTCAATCGCTTAACCCTCAGGATTTGGCTTTTTTAGGGCGTAAGCATTCAGCAGATGAAGCACGGGGCGCTATTGCAATGGCTGCAGAAATATTTGATAATTATTCATTTGATTTAATTTATGCACGGCCCAAACAGCAGTTGCGAGAATGGGAAGCAGAACTGAGTGAAGCATTGACCTTGGCAGCAAAACATCTCTCCCTCTATCAATTGACCATCGAAAAGGGGACGCCTTTTTATCAGGCCTATGCCAAACACGATTTTGAGATGCCAGGTGAAGAGCTGGCTCATGATTTTTACCAATTGACCCACGCCATTATGGAGGCTCACGGACTGCCTGCCTATGAAATATCCAATCATGCCCAGCCTGGATATGAGTGCCAGCATAATCTAGCCTATTGGCGAAGTCTTGATTATTTAGGAATAGGTCCAGGAGCTCATGGCCGTATCCGATCGGGGCCTGTGCGTGAATCGTTTATGACGATTCACCACCCAGAAAATTGGTTGGAAAAAGTTCAAGCACATGGCCATGGTTTACAGCAGCGGGACGTTTTATCACAGGAAGAGCGCCTGGATGAATTATTATTAATGGGACTTCGTTTAAAAGAGGGACTACCACTTGAGCGTATTGAAGAACATTTAGGGGTGAGTGCAGACATATTGTTTCCACAGGCACGAAGGCAGTTGTTAAGGGATGAAGGTTTATTAGAATCGCAGCCAGATATCCTTTGTTTAACCCGCAAAGGAGCGCTGGTCTTAAATCAGGTGGTTACCTTTTTAAGCACTAACGCTTCACCATAA
- the mazG gene encoding nucleoside triphosphate pyrophosphohydrolase, with product MMQSDNAMQRLLDIMAKLRNPQGGCPWDLEQNFASIVPHTIEEAYEVADAIEREDMTGLKEELGDLLLQVVFHSQMANEQNLFDFEQVAETICQKLIHRHPHVFADADIKNAAQQEDSWERLKQKEKEDKRLAQSDKQSQPASILDDVTVGLPALMRAIKLQKKAAKVGFDWPTLKPVFDKVHEELDELYAELDKREHNHDRLEDELGDVLFAVCNIARHLKLDPETALRRTNRKFIHRFNYIEQAIAVKGKSLQNSTLEEMDQLWEEAKK from the coding sequence ATGATGCAATCCGATAATGCCATGCAACGACTTCTGGATATTATGGCGAAGCTTCGCAATCCCCAAGGCGGATGCCCGTGGGATCTTGAACAGAATTTTGCTTCGATCGTGCCTCATACGATTGAAGAAGCCTATGAGGTGGCCGATGCTATCGAGCGTGAAGATATGACTGGGCTTAAAGAAGAATTAGGTGACTTGCTTTTACAGGTTGTGTTCCATTCGCAAATGGCGAACGAGCAAAATCTATTTGATTTTGAACAGGTAGCCGAAACTATCTGCCAAAAACTCATCCATCGCCACCCACACGTATTTGCTGATGCTGATATTAAAAATGCTGCCCAACAAGAAGATTCCTGGGAAAGGCTCAAGCAGAAAGAAAAAGAAGATAAACGATTAGCACAAAGCGATAAGCAATCTCAACCAGCTAGTATTCTTGATGATGTGACCGTAGGCCTGCCAGCTTTAATGCGGGCTATTAAACTTCAAAAGAAAGCGGCTAAAGTAGGGTTTGACTGGCCAACGCTGAAGCCGGTATTTGATAAAGTGCATGAAGAACTAGACGAACTCTATGCAGAACTTGATAAACGTGAACATAATCATGACCGGTTAGAAGATGAACTCGGAGACGTATTATTTGCTGTGTGCAATATTGCCAGGCATTTAAAACTGGATCCAGAAACGGCCCTTCGCCGCACTAACCGTAAATTTATCCATCGCTTTAATTATATCGAGCAAGCTATTGCTGTAAAAGGAAAGTCTCTGCAGAATTCAACACTTGAAGAGATGGATCAATTATGGGAGGAGGCAAAGAAATAG